In Choloepus didactylus isolate mChoDid1 chromosome 6, mChoDid1.pri, whole genome shotgun sequence, one DNA window encodes the following:
- the LOC119536774 gene encoding olfactory receptor 5AL1-like, translating into MHSMAKGNHSAVSEFILLGITDNPELQALLFGVFLVIYLASVMGNVGLIVLIRISPQLHTPMYLFLSHLAFVDFSFPSSITPNTLANFMHEVKSITFYACAFQLYCFITFVVCELYLLSIMAYDRYVAICNPLLYVVLMPRRLCIRMIASTYIYGFTVGLVQTVGTFCLSFCDSNMVNHFYCDDVPLMALACSDTHIKELMLLITAGFNTLCSLLIVLISYVFILVAILKIHSAKGKQKAFSTCASHLTSITIFYGTVIFMYLQPKSSHSLNTDKFASVFYVMVIPMLNPMIYSMRNQEVKSALRGIIEKLHLLSNN; encoded by the coding sequence ATGCATTCCATGGCCAAAGGCAATCATTCAGCGGTGTCTGAGTTTATCCTCTTGGGAATCACAGATAATCCAGAGCTTCAAGCCCTTCTTTTTGGTGTCTTCCTAGTGATCTATTTAGCTAGTGTCATGGGCAATGTTGGTTTGATTGTACTAATCCGAATCAGTCCTCAACTTCACACACCCATGTATTTGTTCCTCAGCCATCTGGCTTTTGttgacttttcttttccttcatctatCACCCCAAATACCTTGGCAAACTTTATGCATGAAGTTAAAAGCATAACATTTTATGCCTGTGCCTTTCAGCTGTACTGCTTTATCACATTTGTAGTTTGTGAATtgtacctgctttcaattatgGCATATGATCGTTATGTTGCCATCTGCAACCCTTTACTCTATGTCGTTCTCATGCCTAGGAGACTCTGTATTCGAATGATTGCTAGCACATACATTTATGGATTCACTGTGGGTCTTGTTCAGACGGTGGGTAcattttgcttgtctttttgtgaCTCCAATATGGTGAACCACTTCTACTGTGATGATGTTCCCTTGATGGCACTGGCCTGCTCTGACACTCACATCAAAGAGCTGATGCTACTTATCACTGCTGGGTTCAATACCCTCTGCTCTCTTTTGATTGTGCTAATTTCTTATGTCTTCATTCTTGTGGCCATTCTGAAGATTCATTctgctaaaggaaaacagaaagccTTTTCTACCTGTGCTTCCCACCTGACTTCCATCACAATATTTTATGGCACAGTCATTTTTATGTACCTACAGCCCAAGTCAAGCCATTCTCTAAACACTGATAAATTTGCTTCTGTATTTTATGTGATGGTGATTCCCATGCTAAACCCAATGATCTATAGCATGAGAAATCAGGAGGTAAAAAGTGCACTGAGGGGAATTATAGAAAAGTTGCATTTGCTTTCAAATAACTGA